In a single window of the Dreissena polymorpha isolate Duluth1 chromosome 3, UMN_Dpol_1.0, whole genome shotgun sequence genome:
- the LOC127871472 gene encoding uncharacterized protein LOC127871472 yields the protein MPRKRKRGSLTVKRKYHYITSEQPKEENHVASEPLVKIKATTDTSTQSESENVQVTSDHSYAIDEDSTYELDSFQETNIDKPEADVMECSSGLLEMEVETTTFSDFAVELKLQNISSQFVVKESEQSIQMLQLYANDSLTAIKLSVEIKSDFTCSVYVHRKCIPRSHQIWTGLPQHINRVAYVLVLLERLLKLDVCIGNPEVEFSNLVPIGSGLSSNNSPEIVAYREGDFNATHASGERYNSTIRSVKCDMLSTSKKCTACKKYFYLLQSRKNRVESRLNSCRKYSHTNFKHRDMTKQELNMKLNEQKHEIKNLQTELWKQRREFDKIITANGISVEGSEHHELKDLMASCETEFEKSFPISTSRQRLFWEQQMSFAKKKDSRGMRWHPMIIRWCLYLRQKSETAYDVLRETGFVNLPSTRTLFDYSHFLKSEMGHQADVLGLLKEEAVKRHLYDTEWRNYVGLLFDEIKIKEDLVYDKHTGQLIGYCNLGDVANEMMQFSETKNETKKELAKYMLVVMLRSLSCNWCFPLFGFATTGITADFLYPILWKTVALLQLSQINLHVLFFTCDGASPNRRFFNMHRVGIESVVYKTENPHNSDQNIYFISDVPHLLKTVRNNFSNSHAHKKSRMLWRNDKDISWMHLVRLFEEHCEMNLYSPCPKLSRKHIDLLSFNYMKVSLAAQVLSDSVALALEELYGPEVSETVQFMKLFNKFFDGLNVRSLFEGRNKRNDNLLPYTSVDDERLNFLTKDFLGYINKWEESIQSRPGIFNDSQRAKMILSHQTLDGLKISVNSITECVKFMLSKGANFVLTHNFNQDPLEQHFGHYRHKAGSNNNPTVYEVRNVMTTMRTVDSLAVPVKQGNIKRGAVDKENIDHSKLKRRK from the coding sequence aTGCCTAGAAAACGCAAAAGAGGATCCCTTACGGTGAAACGCAAGTACCACTACATAACATCTGAACAGCCAAAGGAAGAAAACCATGTTGCCAGTGAACCCCTGGTGAAAATTAAAGCTACAACAGATACTTCTACCCAGtcagaaagtgaaaatgtgcaggtcacaagtgatcatagttatgctattgatgaagactccacatatgagcttgactccttccaggagacaaacattgataagcctgaagctgatgtgatggaatgtagttcagggcttctagaaatggaggtggagacgacaaccttctcagactttgctgtggaacttaaactgcaaaatatttcatctcagttcgttgtaaaggaatcagagcaatcaattcaaatgttacagttgtacgCAAATGACAGTCTGACAGCAATCAAGCTATCGGTTGAAATTAAGAGTGATTTTACATGCTCTGTCTATGTGCATCGGAAATGCATTCCGAGATCTCACCAAATATGGACTGGACTGCCACAACATATCAATCGCGTTGCTTATGTTCTGGTGTTATTGGAAAGACTGTTAAAACttgatgtctgcataggaaatcctgaggtggaattttcaaATTTAGTTCCCATTGGATCAGGGTTGTCCAGCAACAACTCCCCAGAAATTGTGGCGTACAGGGAAGGGGACTTCAACGCAACACATGCCAGTGGAGAGAGATATAATTCCACTATTAGATCTGTGAAATGTGACATGCTGTCCACATCAAAAAAGTGTACAGCCTGCAAAAAGTACTTTTACTTATTACAAAGCAGGAAAAATAGGGTTGAAAGCAGACTAAATTCGTGCCGAAAATACAGCcacacaaactttaaacatagAGACATGACTAAACAGGAACTTAATATGAAATTAAACGAGcagaaacatgaaataaaaaatttacaaacagAGTTGTGGAAACAAAGGAGGGAATTTGATAAGATCATCACAGCAAATGGGATCAGTGTTGAAGGCAGTGAACATCATGAACTGAAAGACCTGATGGCAAGTTGTGAGACAGAATTTGAAAAATCGTTCCCGATTTCTACCAGCCGACAGCGTCTGTTTTGGGAACAGCAGATGTCTTTTGCCAAAAAGAAAGACAGTCGAGGGATGCGCTGGCACCCCATGATCATTCGTTGGTGTCTCTACCTTCGACAAAAGTCAGAAACAGCGTATGATGTTCTTCGCGAAACTGGATTTGTAAATTTGCCATCAACAAGGACATTATTTGACTATTCGCACTTCCTTAAGAGTGAAATGGGTCACCAGGCAGATGTTCTAGGTTTGTTGAAGGAGGAAGCTGTGAAGAGACACCTGTATGACACAGAGTGGAGGAATTATGTCGGTCTTCTCTTTGATGAGATAAAAATTAAAGAAGATTTAGTGTACGACAAACACACTGGACAGCTCATCGGATACTGCAATCTAGGCGATGTTGCCAATGAAATGATGCAATTCAGCGAAACAAAGAATGAAACTAAAAAAGAACTAGCAAAATACATGTTGGTTGTGATGCTGCGAAGTTTGTCTTGCAACTGGTGTTTTCCGTTGTTTGGTTTTGCAACGACAGGCATAACAGCCGATTTTTTGTACCCCATTCTGTGGAAGACAGTAGCGTTACTACAATTATCCCAAATTAATTTACATGTCTTGTTCTTCACTTGTGACGGTGCATCACCAAATAGACGGTTTTTCAACATGCATCGAGTGGGTATTGAATCTGTGGTATACAAGACGGAAAATCCACACAACAGTGACCAGAACATTTACTTTATATCAGATGTTCCACATCTTCTGAAGACTGTGAGGAACAATTTTAGTAACTCACATGCCCACAAAAAATCAAGAATGCTGTGGAGGAATGATAAAGACATTTCATGGATGCACCTAGTTCGTTTATTTGAGGAACATTGCGAGATGAACTTGTACTCTCCCTGCCCAAAGTTGTCGCGAAAACACATTGATCTGCTTTCCTTCAACTACATGAAGGTCAGTTTAGCTGCACAGGTTCTGAGCGACTCTGTAGCTCTTGCCCTTGAGGAGTTGTACGGTCCAGAGGTCTCAGAAACTGTGCAGTTCATGAAACTATTCAACAAATTTTTTGACGGTCTAAATGTTCGGAGTTTGTTTGAAGGGAGAAATAAACGCAATGACAATTTACTGCCGTACACTAGTGTGGATGATGAACGCTTGAACTTCCTGACTAAAGATTTTCTTGGTTACATCAATAAGTGGGAGGAGAGCATTCAAAGTAGACCAGGAATTTTCAATGATTCCCAGCGGGCCAAGATGATTTTAAGCCACCAGACTCTCGATGGACTTAAAATATCTGTAAATTCCATCACCGAGTGTGTGAAGTTTATGTTAAGCAAGGGTGCTAATTTTGTATTGACCCATAATTTCAATCAGGATCCTCTTGAGCAACATTTCGGTCACTATAGACATAAAGCGGGATCAAATAATAACCCAACTGTCTATGAGGTCAGAAATGTGATGACAACAATGAGAACTGTCGACTCTTTGGCTGTACCAGTAAAGCAGGGAAACATTAAAAGGGGTGCGGTCGACAAAGAAAACATAGACCATTCCAAGTTAAAAAGACGAAAGTAA